From Methylobacterium radiodurans, a single genomic window includes:
- a CDS encoding oxalate decarboxylase family bicupin — protein sequence MTEISRRSLIAAAGALAGSAAQAQPGSSQTGPAGTGVGQPLTPVRGRDGADILGPQNPARQAQDPFTTRPPRTDHGTMPNLKWSFSDSHMRLEEGGWARQTTTRELPVSKAMAGVNMRLRANVAREMHWHKEAEWAYMLKGRARISAVDQAGRTFVDDVGEGDLWYFPSGIPHAIQGLEGDVDGCEFLLVFDDGSFSEDSTFLITDWLAHTPRDVLAKNFGVSEDALRNLPEKERYIFPAPKPGPLAGDRTGGAGPVPQSFSHRMLAQEPVRTKGGSVRITDSAIFPASKTIAAALVELEPGALRELHWHPNGDEWQYYIAGEGRMTVFGSESKARTFDYRAGDVGYVPFAMGHYIENTGRDKLVFLEMFRSPTYADVSLNQWMRLTPPALVAAHLDVDPALITGLSPEKKPVLPG from the coding sequence ATGACCGAGATCTCGCGTCGGAGCCTCATCGCCGCGGCAGGAGCGCTCGCGGGTAGCGCCGCCCAGGCCCAGCCGGGCTCCTCCCAGACAGGACCCGCCGGGACGGGAGTCGGACAGCCCCTCACCCCCGTCCGCGGACGGGACGGAGCCGACATACTGGGACCGCAGAACCCGGCCCGGCAGGCGCAGGATCCCTTCACCACGCGGCCGCCGCGGACCGACCACGGCACCATGCCGAACCTGAAATGGTCGTTCAGCGACAGCCACATGCGCCTCGAGGAGGGCGGCTGGGCGCGCCAGACCACCACCCGCGAATTGCCAGTCTCCAAGGCCATGGCCGGGGTCAACATGCGGCTCCGGGCCAACGTCGCCCGGGAGATGCACTGGCACAAGGAAGCCGAGTGGGCCTACATGCTGAAGGGCCGCGCCCGGATCTCGGCGGTCGACCAGGCGGGACGCACCTTCGTGGACGATGTCGGCGAGGGCGACCTCTGGTACTTCCCCTCCGGCATCCCGCACGCGATCCAGGGCCTTGAGGGCGATGTCGACGGCTGCGAGTTCCTGCTCGTCTTCGACGACGGCAGCTTCTCCGAGGACTCGACCTTCCTGATCACCGACTGGCTGGCGCACACGCCGCGGGACGTGCTCGCCAAGAACTTCGGCGTCTCCGAGGACGCGCTGCGGAATCTGCCCGAGAAGGAGCGCTACATCTTTCCCGCCCCGAAGCCCGGTCCCCTCGCCGGTGACCGGACCGGCGGGGCCGGCCCCGTGCCGCAGAGCTTCAGCCACCGCATGCTGGCGCAGGAGCCGGTCCGGACGAAGGGAGGCAGCGTGCGGATCACCGATTCCGCGATCTTCCCGGCCTCGAAGACCATCGCGGCCGCGCTGGTCGAGTTGGAGCCGGGGGCCCTGCGCGAGCTGCACTGGCACCCGAACGGCGACGAGTGGCAGTACTACATCGCGGGCGAGGGTCGGATGACGGTGTTCGGCTCGGAATCAAAGGCCCGCACCTTCGACTATCGGGCGGGCGATGTGGGCTACGTGCCCTTCGCGATGGGTCACTACATCGAGAACACGGGCCGCGATAAGCTCGTCTTCCTGGAGATGTTCCGCAGCCCGACCTACGCCGACGTCTCGCTGAACCAGTGGATGCGGCTGACGCCGCCGGCGCTGGTGGCCGCCCATCTCGACGTGGACCCGGCCCTGATCACCGGCCTGAGCCCGGAGAAGAAGCCGGTCCTGCCGGGCTGA